The segment ataacaaaataagcaaacaaacaataaaataaggCCAGTCTTCACTTTGGGACTGATGCACCTGCAgtcaaaaaaacatatatatattcatttactaCTGACAAAGTATTGGCTGAAGTAATTCAATAAATTTTGTGGCTAAAGCAGAAATCAGAATCTTATGAAATGGCCACAGATGAGTGTGCAAAGATGGTGGGGCATCTTAGTCAGTGAGAGTCATATCAAGGTGAGTTCAGGTCTCTGTCCATCATTCTTAACCTTTCTTGCAAGCTGGTTGATGAAGACAAGGATCTCATGATTTCCAGTCTGACAATTTCCCAGGCACAGTCGCTGTATTCCTTCTCTTGCAGGTAGACATGGATGCCCTGGAAATACCTCTTCACGGCCAGTGTGGGGCCCGTCCTTTCCAGGGCAGAGTCTTCCTCTACCGTCACTAGGCCCAGGCAAGTGTCCAGGTCATCCAGCTGCTGATGGAGTCCAGTGCAGAGCTGCTCCAGGAGGGTGGTGTCCCAGGCAGCAGAGGAGCGCTCTGTGTGGAAGAGGTTGAAGGTCTGCTGGAGCA is part of the Bubalus kerabau isolate K-KA32 ecotype Philippines breed swamp buffalo chromosome 4, PCC_UOA_SB_1v2, whole genome shotgun sequence genome and harbors:
- the LOC129651500 gene encoding interferon omega-1-like, yielding MAFVLSLLMALVLVSCGPGGSLGCDLSQNHVLVGRKNLRLLGQMRRLSPRFCLQYRKDFAFPQEMVEGGQLQEAQALSVLHEMLQQTFNLFHTERSSAAWDTTLLEQLCTGLHQQLDDLDTCLGLVTVEEDSALERTGPTLAVKRYFQGIHVYLQEKEYSDCAWEIVRLEIMRSLSSSTSLQERLRMMDRDLNSP